The Meleagris gallopavo isolate NT-WF06-2002-E0010 breed Aviagen turkey brand Nicholas breeding stock chromosome 10, Turkey_5.1, whole genome shotgun sequence genome contains a region encoding:
- the ERICH3 gene encoding glutamate-rich protein 3 isoform X2: protein MRRDHQRYVQECLAQAVFLKVLDMERRRHTVTTQHTLRHHQLEVRRKLENSVRKERVQKTKMERPRRSVADANPVHSPHPPLGSRNRYGRHPLMAGEPAARSQVGAPGPIVDYRGGHPSDQHGSRGSAFLKAISSHRPNTAPGNMQYPLRLQPLHSCAAAGTVPRSSGSKQKCCTLENYQQFASGRERSGLRLMNSMEYASGKSPYRLPVINNYLIPVPPPTLQKGDRSVKAVRNGTFRRRRFRPTTAPNGLEQLVTKNSGELPKPSLRSNAFVTMIFLGKSVHLSHDDSDYRDEIKVYQQHCGGENLCVYKGRLLEGETFQFVSKRHRGFPFSLTFFLNGMQVDRLSSCCEYRHQKRSRLGGRHGYFGFLSVEGASPCYRCIIAMGLDKKPSPPKREMEEDCEGKQVGSWKDGVHSEPSGSSADQKSSKESVLVVLPSHKADVETVEDIMETGLDYEREEGTKLPNCETEDSQEDTGKNEYNENFEADEVNEEGQTGDQRNGMSKSSPDDEKHNLDYEKESKDTSQKALQASDSEKDESDGRSDSASENGKQDRSSACSLSSTSTQYSSEDESDTGKKEENVKGKEECDIEEASDNTACAQYGNENGENKLLRTEESQKAFSLEEEEMDEAETTKTEALTSRENTEAFHENILEIQHQSPDVTGEMKQAGSVESNIRGEEEKKANNRRDSGEKNGSVPLEKNMMEVEDRNEESPQSDEGGASLPLFGHPPGPLCLPCSEGLTVKHHSRCKCRAEVSQDDRSAQEEITEAMGNDHHVNFDHECSDSRVDEEVENATSAECDPSEGEAAACVTSQLQQPHGTDVLSAVTVTLAAGGAVLADRTGAPGTRSEAVEVAQDEGEDEGCAAERGHAGTDCAGHTAARAGELQPEGEEAAVAPERHPLVDELAPARRAMAEDDTEEREPGKGTEPGAEIEDQDAPTGAGENMGPWRDPAGEGEEQVGIGAPLAVEGARGVTGGERALDGASEEQRVGGAAAPVLGEMMPEGQGAAGDAVLAEGIPEVGDLAAVWTTEKTASEGQKIVEEAGALPGTSGDTEFCTGKEEILKPNEFSQLKVSEEEQVEMDALGTVTFEPDSPPEEEGSSQPRAEDMEEPKDSGRDPALHTAPEREVGDGAGRDSARRGSTPLEQTATAADEEGSAVVLLIGSLSLGSAAKTDRAMEEKCDGVVMGVSGERARVESGDEEVRGEAVGPQEQVAVGQGLLECGTGGEQAVLGEGRLPDQGVMGCEALEAAQGTQDRGCLGLWGQQPAVPASGAAQEDTVPAGVQIEGELPELGLGGSIQRKEVEAVLEGTAGCSGAQEQRTGSPE from the exons ATGAGGAGGGATCACCAGAGATATGTTCAGGAGTGCCTGGCTCAGGCCGTATTTCTGAAGGTCCTTGACATGGAG AGACGTAGGCACACGGTGACCACACAACACACACTG CGTCACCATCAGCTGGAAGTAAGAAGGAAACTTGAAAATTCTGTGAGGAAGGAGAGGGTGCAGAAAACCAAG ATGGAGCGACCCAGAAGATCAGTGGCAGATGCTAACCCTGTGCACTCCCCACACCCACCACTTGGCTCCAGAAATCGTTATGGACGCCATCCTTTAATGGCTGGAGAACCAGCTGCTCGTTCACAAGTG GGAGCTCCTGGGCCTATAGTTGATTATCGTGGTGGACATCCTTCTGATCAACATGGATCCAGGGGGTCAGCCTTTTTAAAGGCA aTTTCTTCCCATCGACCAAATACAGCTCCAGGAAATATGCAATATCCACTTCGACTTCAGCCGCTCCACAGCTGCGCTGCAGCAGGGACTGTTCCAAGGAGTTCAGGCTCTAAACAAAAGTGCTGCACCCTTGAAAATTATCAGCAATTTGCTAGTGGG aGGGAGAGAAGTGGGTTAAGACTTATGAACTCAATGGAATATGCATCTGGGAAATCCCCATACCGACTCCCTGTCATTAACAACTATCTGATACCAGTGCCTCCTCCTACCCTGCAAAAAGGAGACAGGAGTGTAAAGGCAGTGAGAAATGGGACGTTCAGAAGGAGACGATTTCGTCCCACCACTGCACCAAATGGCTTAGAGCAACTTGTAACCAAG AATTCTGGAGAACTCCCTAAGCCCTCACTGCGCAGCAATGCATTTGTTACCATGATCTTTCTGGGAAAAAGTGTGCATTTATCTCACGATGATTCTGATTATAGAGATGAAATCAAAGTCTATCAGCAGCATTGTGGAGGAGAAAACCTTTGTGTCTACAAAGGCAGGCTGTTGGAAGGAG AGACCTTTCAGTTCGTCTCCAAGAGGCACCGTGGTTTCCCATTCAGTCTCACCTTTTTTCTCAATGGGATGCAAGTGGACAGGTTGAGCTCTTGCTGTGAGTACAGACATCAGAAGCGTTCCAGGCTTGGAGGCAGACATGGATACTTTGGATTTCTCAGTGTGGAGGGAGCATCTCCTTGCTATAG atgcATTATTGCGATGGGTCTGGACAAAAAGCCATCCCCTCCCAAGAGGGAGATGGAGGAGGACTGTGAGGGAAAACAAGTGGGTTCCTGGAAAGATGGAGTTCACAGTGAGCCAAGTGGTAGCAGCGCTGATCAGAAATCAAGCAAAGAATCGGTGCTAGTCGTCTTACCAAGTCACAAAGCAGATGTGGAAACCGTGGAGGACATAATGGAGACTGGACTGGATTACGAAAGAGAAGAAGGGACAAAACTACCCAATTGTGAGACTGAAGATAGTCAGGAAGATACTGGTAAAAATG AGTATAATGAAAATTTTGAAGCAGATGAAGTTAATGAAGAAGGACAGACCGGTGATCAAAGGAATGGAATGTCAAAGTCATCCCCAGATgatgaaaaacataatttaGACTATGAAAAGGAGAGTAAAGACACATCGCAGAAGGCACTGCAGGCCTCTGACAGTGAGAAAGATGAGAGTGATGGACGTTCTGACAGTGCCTCAGAGAATGGCAAACAAG ACAGGAGCTCTGCATGCTCTCTGTCATCCACCAGCACTCAGTACAGCAGTGAAGATGAGTCTGATActggaaagaaggaggaaaatgttAAAGGCAAAGAGGAGTGTGATATCGAAGAAGCATCTGATAACACAGCATGTGCACAGTATGGAAATGAGAATGGGGAAAATAAACTGCTCAGAACAGAGGAGAGtcagaaagctttttctttggaagaggaagaaatggatGAAGCAGAAACGACAAAAACAGAAGCTCTGACATCAAGGGAAAATACTGAAGCTTTTCATGAAAACATACTGGAGATACAGCATCAAAGTCCTGATGTTACTGGGGAAATGAAACAGGCTGGGTCAGTAGAAAGTAACAtaaggggagaggaggagaagaaagcaaacaacagaAGGGACAGTGGGGAGAAAAATGGTTCAgtgcctttggaaaaaaatatgatggAAGTGGAGGATAGAAATGAAGAGTCTCCTCAGAGTGATGAAGGAGGTG CTTCCTTGCCTCTCTTTGGGCACCCTCCGGGGCCTTTATGTCTCCCTTGCAGTGAAGGGCTGACTGTGAAGCATCACAGCCGCTGCAAGTGTAGAGCAGAAG TTTCTCAAGATGATAGATCAGCACAGGAGGAGATAACAGAGGCAATGGGAAATGACCATCATGTGAATTTTGACCACGAATGTAGTGATTCTCGTGTGGATGAGGAAGTAGAGAATGCAACGAGTGCAGAGTGCGATCCCAGTGAAGGTGAGGCTGCAG cttgtgTGACcagccagctccagcagccacATGGAACTGATGTGCTCTCAGCAGTTACAGTGACCCTGG cagctggtggagCTGTCCTGGCAGACAGAACAGGAGCACCCGGCACACGGTCAGAAGCTGTGGAAGTGGCGCAAGACGAGGGGGAGgatgaaggctgtgctgctgagcgAGGGCATGCTGGCACTGACTGTGctgggcacacagcagcacgGGCAGGAGAACTGCAGCCTGAGGGAGAGGAAGCAGCCGTAGCCCCTGAGAGGCATCCGCTTGTGGATGAGTTGGCACCTGCCAGGAGGGCAATGGCAGAAGATGATACTGAGGAGAGGGAACCAGGGAAGGGGACAGAGCCAGGTGCAGAGATTGAGGATCAGGATGCTCCCACAGGTGCAGGGGAGAATATGGGGCCATGGAGGGACCCAGCAGgtgagggagaggagcaggtGGGTATAGGGGCACCCCTGGCTGTGGAAGGGGCCAGAGGGGTGACTGGAGGAGAGAGGGCTCTGGATGGGGCCTCTGAGGAGCAGAGGgtaggaggagcagcagcacctgtTTTGGGGGAGATGATGCCTGAGGGACAgggggctgcaggggatgcAGTCCTAGCAGAAGGCATTCCTGAGGTGGGTGATCTTGCAGCAGTGTGGACCACAGAAAAAACTGCTTCTGAAGGGCAGAAGATTGTGGAGGAAGCTGGGGCTCTCCCTGGAACATCAGGGGATACAGAATTTTgcacaggaaaggaagagatCCTAAAGCCAAATGAGTTTTCTCAGCTGAAAGTCTCAGAGGAAGAGCAGGTGGAAATGGATGCCCTTGGGACAGTGACATTTGAGCCTGACAGCCCACCAGAGGAGGAAGGCAGCTCTCAACCAAGAGCAGAGGACATGGAGGAGCCCAAGGACTCAGGCAGGGACCCTGCATTACACACGGCACCTGAGCGAGAAGTTGGGGACGGTGCTGGAAGGGACTCTGCCAGAAGAGGGTCAACTCCATTGGAGCagacagcaacagcagcagatgaGGAGGGCTCAGCAGTAGTGCTTTTGATTGGAAGCCTGTCTTTGGGCAGTGCTGCAAAGACAGACAGagcaatggaagaaaaatgtgatggGGTGGTGATGGGAGTGTCTGGAGAGAGAGCCAGAGTTGAGTCAGGCGATGAAGAGGTAAGGGGGGAAGCAGTAGGGCCACAAGAGCAGGTGGCCGTGGGGCAGGGACTGCTGGAGTGTGGTACAGGTggggagcaggcagtgctgggagagGGGAGGCTTCCAGACCAGGGTGTGATGGGGTGTGAGGCCCTGGAGGCAGCGCAGGGAACCCAGGACAGAGGctgcctggggctgtgggggcagcagcctgcagtgcctGCATCGGGGGCAGCACAGGAGGACACAGTGCCAGCAGGAGTGCAGATTGAAGGGGAGCTGCCAGAGCTGGGCCTTGGAGGAAGTATCCAGAGGAAAGAGGTGGAGGCTGTGTTGGAAGGAACTGCGGGCTGCTCTGGTGCACAGGAACAGAGGACTGGGAGTCCTGAATGA
- the ERICH3 gene encoding glutamate-rich protein 3 isoform X1, with protein MRRDHQRYVQECLAQAVFLKVLDMERRRHTVTTQHTLRHHQLEVRRKLENSVRKERVQKTKMERPRRSVADANPVHSPHPPLGSRNRYGRHPLMAGEPAARSQVGAPGPIVDYRGGHPSDQHGSRGSAFLKAISSHRPNTAPGNMQYPLRLQPLHSCAAAGTVPRSSGSKQKCCTLENYQQFASGRERSGLRLMNSMEYASGKSPYRLPVINNYLIPVPPPTLQKGDRSVKAVRNGTFRRRRFRPTTAPNGLEQLVTKNSGELPKPSLRSNAFVTMIFLGKSVHLSHDDSDYRDEIKVYQQHCGGENLCVYKGRLLEGETFQFVSKRHRGFPFSLTFFLNGMQVDRLSSCCEYRHQKRSRLGGRHGYFGFLSVEGASPCYRCIIAMGLDKKPSPPKREMEEDCEGKQVGSWKDGVHSEPSGSSADQKSSKESVLVVLPSHKADVETVEDIMETGLDYEREEGTKLPNCETEDSQEDTGKNEYNENFEADEVNEEGQTGDQRNGMSKSSPDDEKHNLDYEKESKDTSQKALQASDSEKDESDGRSDSASENGKQDRSSACSLSSTSTQYSSEDESDTGKKEENVKGKEECDIEEASDNTACAQYGNENGENKLLRTEESQKAFSLEEEEMDEAETTKTEALTSRENTEAFHENILEIQHQSPDVTGEMKQAGSVESNIRGEEEKKANNRRDSGEKNGSVPLEKNMMEVEDRNEESPQSDEGGASLPLFGHPPGPLCLPCSEGLTVKHHSRCKCRAEVSQDDRSAQEEITEAMGNDHHVNFDHECSDSRVDEEVENATSAECDPSEGEAAACVTSQLQQPHGTDVLSAVTVTLAAAGGAVLADRTGAPGTRSEAVEVAQDEGEDEGCAAERGHAGTDCAGHTAARAGELQPEGEEAAVAPERHPLVDELAPARRAMAEDDTEEREPGKGTEPGAEIEDQDAPTGAGENMGPWRDPAGEGEEQVGIGAPLAVEGARGVTGGERALDGASEEQRVGGAAAPVLGEMMPEGQGAAGDAVLAEGIPEVGDLAAVWTTEKTASEGQKIVEEAGALPGTSGDTEFCTGKEEILKPNEFSQLKVSEEEQVEMDALGTVTFEPDSPPEEEGSSQPRAEDMEEPKDSGRDPALHTAPEREVGDGAGRDSARRGSTPLEQTATAADEEGSAVVLLIGSLSLGSAAKTDRAMEEKCDGVVMGVSGERARVESGDEEVRGEAVGPQEQVAVGQGLLECGTGGEQAVLGEGRLPDQGVMGCEALEAAQGTQDRGCLGLWGQQPAVPASGAAQEDTVPAGVQIEGELPELGLGGSIQRKEVEAVLEGTAGCSGAQEQRTGSPE; from the exons ATGAGGAGGGATCACCAGAGATATGTTCAGGAGTGCCTGGCTCAGGCCGTATTTCTGAAGGTCCTTGACATGGAG AGACGTAGGCACACGGTGACCACACAACACACACTG CGTCACCATCAGCTGGAAGTAAGAAGGAAACTTGAAAATTCTGTGAGGAAGGAGAGGGTGCAGAAAACCAAG ATGGAGCGACCCAGAAGATCAGTGGCAGATGCTAACCCTGTGCACTCCCCACACCCACCACTTGGCTCCAGAAATCGTTATGGACGCCATCCTTTAATGGCTGGAGAACCAGCTGCTCGTTCACAAGTG GGAGCTCCTGGGCCTATAGTTGATTATCGTGGTGGACATCCTTCTGATCAACATGGATCCAGGGGGTCAGCCTTTTTAAAGGCA aTTTCTTCCCATCGACCAAATACAGCTCCAGGAAATATGCAATATCCACTTCGACTTCAGCCGCTCCACAGCTGCGCTGCAGCAGGGACTGTTCCAAGGAGTTCAGGCTCTAAACAAAAGTGCTGCACCCTTGAAAATTATCAGCAATTTGCTAGTGGG aGGGAGAGAAGTGGGTTAAGACTTATGAACTCAATGGAATATGCATCTGGGAAATCCCCATACCGACTCCCTGTCATTAACAACTATCTGATACCAGTGCCTCCTCCTACCCTGCAAAAAGGAGACAGGAGTGTAAAGGCAGTGAGAAATGGGACGTTCAGAAGGAGACGATTTCGTCCCACCACTGCACCAAATGGCTTAGAGCAACTTGTAACCAAG AATTCTGGAGAACTCCCTAAGCCCTCACTGCGCAGCAATGCATTTGTTACCATGATCTTTCTGGGAAAAAGTGTGCATTTATCTCACGATGATTCTGATTATAGAGATGAAATCAAAGTCTATCAGCAGCATTGTGGAGGAGAAAACCTTTGTGTCTACAAAGGCAGGCTGTTGGAAGGAG AGACCTTTCAGTTCGTCTCCAAGAGGCACCGTGGTTTCCCATTCAGTCTCACCTTTTTTCTCAATGGGATGCAAGTGGACAGGTTGAGCTCTTGCTGTGAGTACAGACATCAGAAGCGTTCCAGGCTTGGAGGCAGACATGGATACTTTGGATTTCTCAGTGTGGAGGGAGCATCTCCTTGCTATAG atgcATTATTGCGATGGGTCTGGACAAAAAGCCATCCCCTCCCAAGAGGGAGATGGAGGAGGACTGTGAGGGAAAACAAGTGGGTTCCTGGAAAGATGGAGTTCACAGTGAGCCAAGTGGTAGCAGCGCTGATCAGAAATCAAGCAAAGAATCGGTGCTAGTCGTCTTACCAAGTCACAAAGCAGATGTGGAAACCGTGGAGGACATAATGGAGACTGGACTGGATTACGAAAGAGAAGAAGGGACAAAACTACCCAATTGTGAGACTGAAGATAGTCAGGAAGATACTGGTAAAAATG AGTATAATGAAAATTTTGAAGCAGATGAAGTTAATGAAGAAGGACAGACCGGTGATCAAAGGAATGGAATGTCAAAGTCATCCCCAGATgatgaaaaacataatttaGACTATGAAAAGGAGAGTAAAGACACATCGCAGAAGGCACTGCAGGCCTCTGACAGTGAGAAAGATGAGAGTGATGGACGTTCTGACAGTGCCTCAGAGAATGGCAAACAAG ACAGGAGCTCTGCATGCTCTCTGTCATCCACCAGCACTCAGTACAGCAGTGAAGATGAGTCTGATActggaaagaaggaggaaaatgttAAAGGCAAAGAGGAGTGTGATATCGAAGAAGCATCTGATAACACAGCATGTGCACAGTATGGAAATGAGAATGGGGAAAATAAACTGCTCAGAACAGAGGAGAGtcagaaagctttttctttggaagaggaagaaatggatGAAGCAGAAACGACAAAAACAGAAGCTCTGACATCAAGGGAAAATACTGAAGCTTTTCATGAAAACATACTGGAGATACAGCATCAAAGTCCTGATGTTACTGGGGAAATGAAACAGGCTGGGTCAGTAGAAAGTAACAtaaggggagaggaggagaagaaagcaaacaacagaAGGGACAGTGGGGAGAAAAATGGTTCAgtgcctttggaaaaaaatatgatggAAGTGGAGGATAGAAATGAAGAGTCTCCTCAGAGTGATGAAGGAGGTG CTTCCTTGCCTCTCTTTGGGCACCCTCCGGGGCCTTTATGTCTCCCTTGCAGTGAAGGGCTGACTGTGAAGCATCACAGCCGCTGCAAGTGTAGAGCAGAAG TTTCTCAAGATGATAGATCAGCACAGGAGGAGATAACAGAGGCAATGGGAAATGACCATCATGTGAATTTTGACCACGAATGTAGTGATTCTCGTGTGGATGAGGAAGTAGAGAATGCAACGAGTGCAGAGTGCGATCCCAGTGAAGGTGAGGCTGCAG cttgtgTGACcagccagctccagcagccacATGGAACTGATGTGCTCTCAGCAGTTACAGTGACCCTGG cagcagctggtggagCTGTCCTGGCAGACAGAACAGGAGCACCCGGCACACGGTCAGAAGCTGTGGAAGTGGCGCAAGACGAGGGGGAGgatgaaggctgtgctgctgagcgAGGGCATGCTGGCACTGACTGTGctgggcacacagcagcacgGGCAGGAGAACTGCAGCCTGAGGGAGAGGAAGCAGCCGTAGCCCCTGAGAGGCATCCGCTTGTGGATGAGTTGGCACCTGCCAGGAGGGCAATGGCAGAAGATGATACTGAGGAGAGGGAACCAGGGAAGGGGACAGAGCCAGGTGCAGAGATTGAGGATCAGGATGCTCCCACAGGTGCAGGGGAGAATATGGGGCCATGGAGGGACCCAGCAGgtgagggagaggagcaggtGGGTATAGGGGCACCCCTGGCTGTGGAAGGGGCCAGAGGGGTGACTGGAGGAGAGAGGGCTCTGGATGGGGCCTCTGAGGAGCAGAGGgtaggaggagcagcagcacctgtTTTGGGGGAGATGATGCCTGAGGGACAgggggctgcaggggatgcAGTCCTAGCAGAAGGCATTCCTGAGGTGGGTGATCTTGCAGCAGTGTGGACCACAGAAAAAACTGCTTCTGAAGGGCAGAAGATTGTGGAGGAAGCTGGGGCTCTCCCTGGAACATCAGGGGATACAGAATTTTgcacaggaaaggaagagatCCTAAAGCCAAATGAGTTTTCTCAGCTGAAAGTCTCAGAGGAAGAGCAGGTGGAAATGGATGCCCTTGGGACAGTGACATTTGAGCCTGACAGCCCACCAGAGGAGGAAGGCAGCTCTCAACCAAGAGCAGAGGACATGGAGGAGCCCAAGGACTCAGGCAGGGACCCTGCATTACACACGGCACCTGAGCGAGAAGTTGGGGACGGTGCTGGAAGGGACTCTGCCAGAAGAGGGTCAACTCCATTGGAGCagacagcaacagcagcagatgaGGAGGGCTCAGCAGTAGTGCTTTTGATTGGAAGCCTGTCTTTGGGCAGTGCTGCAAAGACAGACAGagcaatggaagaaaaatgtgatggGGTGGTGATGGGAGTGTCTGGAGAGAGAGCCAGAGTTGAGTCAGGCGATGAAGAGGTAAGGGGGGAAGCAGTAGGGCCACAAGAGCAGGTGGCCGTGGGGCAGGGACTGCTGGAGTGTGGTACAGGTggggagcaggcagtgctgggagagGGGAGGCTTCCAGACCAGGGTGTGATGGGGTGTGAGGCCCTGGAGGCAGCGCAGGGAACCCAGGACAGAGGctgcctggggctgtgggggcagcagcctgcagtgcctGCATCGGGGGCAGCACAGGAGGACACAGTGCCAGCAGGAGTGCAGATTGAAGGGGAGCTGCCAGAGCTGGGCCTTGGAGGAAGTATCCAGAGGAAAGAGGTGGAGGCTGTGTTGGAAGGAACTGCGGGCTGCTCTGGTGCACAGGAACAGAGGACTGGGAGTCCTGAATGA